The following coding sequences are from one Novosphingobium sp. KACC 22771 window:
- the murG gene encoding undecaprenyldiphospho-muramoylpentapeptide beta-N-acetylglucosaminyltransferase, protein MTHQNEPRVSRHYVLAAGGTGGHLIPAFALAAELHARGHHVALITDERGAAIPGKPDYLTAHVLPAGRLQGKNPLQWIRGLRAIWAGRAMALRLFDSFAPACVIGFGGYPALPALLAATSAGIPAVIHEQNAVLGRVNRFLAGRVQAIATACPEVDRLDARYADKVALVGNPVREEVLELRDQPFPAFGEDGLLRVLVTGGSQGARVLSEVVPDGLAMLPTALRTRLQVIQQCRPEDIDAVRERYRGHDIPADLATYFENMAERLADAHLFIGRAGASTIAELTAVGRPAILIPLPIATDDHQAANTREMVAAGGARSIRQDKFTAVELAKQIQAIAKSPEALANAAHAAWNCGRPHAATDLADLVEGFGQAPLMDVIRVGHAAETGFKEQIA, encoded by the coding sequence ATGACCCATCAGAACGAACCGAGAGTTTCGCGTCACTATGTGCTGGCCGCCGGGGGGACCGGGGGGCATCTGATCCCGGCCTTTGCGCTGGCGGCGGAATTGCACGCGCGCGGCCATCATGTGGCGCTGATTACGGATGAGCGCGGGGCGGCCATTCCGGGCAAGCCCGATTATCTGACCGCCCATGTGCTGCCCGCCGGGCGGCTGCAGGGCAAGAACCCGCTGCAATGGATCAGGGGCCTGCGTGCGATCTGGGCCGGGCGAGCGATGGCGCTGCGTCTGTTCGACAGCTTTGCGCCTGCCTGCGTGATCGGCTTTGGCGGCTATCCGGCGCTGCCCGCGCTGCTGGCGGCCACATCGGCGGGCATTCCGGCGGTGATCCATGAACAGAATGCGGTGCTGGGGCGGGTCAACCGCTTCCTTGCGGGCCGGGTTCAGGCGATTGCCACGGCTTGCCCCGAAGTGGACCGGCTGGACGCCAGATATGCCGACAAGGTGGCGCTGGTGGGCAATCCGGTGCGCGAGGAAGTGCTGGAGCTGCGCGATCAACCCTTCCCGGCCTTTGGCGAGGACGGCTTGCTGCGCGTGCTGGTGACGGGCGGGTCGCAAGGGGCGCGGGTGCTCTCCGAGGTGGTGCCTGACGGTTTGGCGATGCTGCCGACGGCGCTGCGTACGCGGCTTCAGGTGATCCAGCAATGCCGCCCGGAGGATATTGACGCGGTGCGCGAACGCTATCGCGGCCATGACATTCCCGCCGACCTTGCCACCTATTTCGAGAATATGGCCGAACGTCTGGCCGATGCGCATCTGTTTATCGGGCGCGCCGGGGCCAGCACGATTGCCGAGCTGACGGCGGTGGGGCGCCCGGCGATCCTCATCCCGCTGCCCATTGCCACCGATGACCATCAGGCCGCCAACACGCGCGAGATGGTGGCCGCTGGCGGGGCGCGTTCGATCCGGCAGGACAAGTTCACCGCCGTCGAATTGGCCAAGCAGATTCAGGCGATTGCCAAGAGCCCCGAGGCGCTGGCCAATGCCGCTCATGCGGCGTGGAATTGCGGGCGGCCGCATGCCGCGACCGATCTGGCCGATCTGGTCGAAGGATTTGGGCAGGCCCCCTTGATGGATGTGATCCGCGTGGGGCACGCGGCCGAAACGGGTTTCAAGGAGCAGATTGCGTGA